From Glycine max cultivar Williams 82 chromosome 11, Glycine_max_v4.0, whole genome shotgun sequence, the proteins below share one genomic window:
- the BES1-6 gene encoding BES1/BZR1 homolog protein 2, whose translation MTGGGSTGRLPTWKERENNKRRERRRRAIAAKIYTGLRAQGNYKLPKHCDNNEVLKALCAEAGWIVEEDGTTYRKGCKRPSASEIGGTVANISACSSIQPSPQSSSYPSPVPSYHASPTSSSFPSPTRIDGNHPSSFLIPFIRNITSIPANLPPLRISNSAPVTPPLSSPRSSKRKADFDSLHNASLRHPLFATSAPSSPSRRHHLATSTIPECDESDASTVDSASGRWVSFQVQTTMAAAPPSPTFNLMKPAMQQIAAQEGMLWGSVAERVRGGSDFDFENGRVKPWEGERIHEVGMDDLELTLGVGKA comes from the exons ATGACCGGCGGCGGATCGACGGGGAGGTTGCCAACATGGAAGGAGAGAGAAAACAACAAgaggagagagaggagacgaAGAGCGATCGCCGCTAAGATCTACACCGGTCTTCGAGCTCAGGGGAACTACAAGCTTCCGAAGCACTGTGACAACAACGAGGTCCTGAAAGCTCTATGCGCCGAAGCTGGTTGGATCGTGGAAGAGGATGGCACCACTTATCGAAAG GGATGCAAGAGACCCAGCGCGAGTGAGATTGGAGGAACAGTGGCAAACATAAGCGCGTGTTCTTCGATTCAGCCAAGTCCACAATCCTCGTCATACCCGAGTCCTGTACCATCCTACCACGCTAGCCCAACCTCTTCCTCGTTCCCAAGCCCCACGCGCATTGACGGAAACCACCCTTCTTCCTTTCTCATCCCATTCATCCGCAACATAACTTCCATCCCCGCCAACCTCCCTCCTCTCAGGATATCCAACAGCGCCCCCGTCACCCCACCTCTCTCCTCTCCTCGTAGCTCTAAGCGCAAGGCTGATTTCGACTCCCTCCATAACGCCTCCCTCCGCCACCCTCTTTTTGCCACCTCCGCCCCTTCCAGCCCCTCTCGCCGCCACCACCTCGCCACCTCCACCATCCCGGAGTGCGATGAGTCCGACGCCTCCACCGTTGACTCCGCCTCTGGGCGCTGGGTTAGTTTTCAGGTTCAGACGACGATGGCGGCCGCTCCTCCTTCTCCCACCTTTAACCTCATGAAACCCGCCATGCAGCAGATCGCTGCCCAGGAAGGCATGCTGTGGGGTTCTGTTGCGGAGCGAGTCAGAGGAGGCTCCGATTTTGACTTCGAGAATGGCAGAGTCAAACCCTGGGAGGGTGAGAGAATACACGAGGTTGGAATGGATGATTTGGAGCTTACTCTAGGAGTTGGAAAGGCTTGA
- the LOC100803268 gene encoding aminopeptidase P1 isoform X1: MEDTLSALRSLMLSQSPPLDALVVPSEDYHQSEYVSARDKRREFVSGFTGSAGLALITKNEALLWTDGRYFLQAEQELSAQWKLMRIGEDPAVDIWMADNLPKEASIGVDPWCISIDTAQRWERAFAEKQQKLVPTSKNLVDEVWINRPQPQINAVIVHPLKFAGRSVADKLKDLRKKLVHEQARGIIFTALDEVAWLYNIRGSDVAYCPVVHAFAIVTSNSAFIYVDKRKVSVEVQAHLVENGIEIREYTAVSSDTTLLATDELDSVSTAKVALAETEVRKIPNETAKHANGEHQAEENSNDLIWADPGSCCYALYAKLNPDTVLLHQSPLALAKALKNSVELDGLKKAHIRDGAAVVQYLVWLDKKMQDILGASGYFLENDSVKKEKHLQSLKLTEVTVSDQLEGFRASKEHFRGLSFPTISSVGPNAAIIHYSPKAETCAELDPDKIYLFDSGAQYLDGTTDITRTVHFGKPSTHEKACYTAVLKGHIALGNARFPNGTNGHSLDILARIPLWKDGLDYRHGTGHGIGSYLNVHEGPHLISFRPQARNVPLQSSMTVTDEPGYYEDGEFGIRLENVLIVKEAGTNFNFGDRGYLSFEHITWAPYQTKLIDLNLLCPEEIDWLNSYHSTCRDILAPYLNEVENAWLKKATEPVGA; encoded by the exons ATGGAAGATACACTTTCTGCGTTGAGGTCTTTGATGCTTTCTCAGTCTCCACCGCTTGATGCCTTAGTTGTTCCTTCTGAAGATTATCACCAG AGCGAATATGTGTCCGCACGAGACAAGCGCCGCGAATTCGTTTCCGGCTTCACTGGAAGTGCCG GCTTGGCACTTATAACAAAGAATGAAGCACTGCTGTGGACGGATGGACGATATTTTTTGCAGGCTGAGCAAGAACTTAGTGCTCAGTGGAAGCTTATGCGTATTGGTGAAGATCCTGCTGTAGATATCTGGATGGCCGAT AATTTGCCAAAAGAGGCATCCATTGGGGTTGACCCTTGGTGCATTTCAATTGATACTGCTCAAAGATGGGAGCGTGCTTTTGCCGAAAAACAGCAAAAGCTGGTTCCAACCTCAAAAAATTTGGTGGATGAAGTTTGGATAAATCGCCCACAGCCACAGATTAATGCTGTTATCGTACATCCACTGAAATTTGCAGGTCGCTCTGTTGCAGACAAGTTGAAAGATTTGAGAAAAAAGCTTGTACATGAGCAAGCCCGCGGGATAATTTTCACAGCACTTGATGAA GTTGCATGGTTGTATAATATTCGTGGAAGTGATGTGGCCTACTGTCCTGTTGTTCATGCATTTGCTATTGTGACATCCAATTCTGCTTTCATTTATGTGGACAAACGAAAGGTTTCTGTTGAG GTACAAGCTCATTTAGTGGAGAATGGAATTGAAATTCGAGAGTATACAGCTGTAAGCTCTGATACGACATTGCTTGCAACTGATGAGCTTGATTCTGTATCTACCGCCAAGGTTGCTTTAGCTGAAACAGAGGTCCGAAAAATTCCCAATGAAACTGCTAAGCATGCAAATGGTGAACATCAAGCagaagaaaatagtaatgacCTCATATGGGCTGATCCAGGTTCATGCTGTTATGCACTGTATGCAAAGTTGAACCCTGATACAGTTCTCTTGCATCAATCACCTTTGGCCCTTGCGAAAGCTTTAAAG AACTCGGTGGAATTGGACGGGTTAAAGAAGGCACATATTCGGGATGGTGCAGCGGTCGTGCAGTATCTTGTCTGGCTGGATAAGAAG ATGCAGGATATTTTGGGAGCTTCTGGTTACTTTTTGGAGAACGATTCTGTGAAAAAGGAGAAACATTT GCAGTCTTTGAAATTGACTGAGGTGACTGTAAGTGACCAGCTTGAAGGTTTTCGAGCATCAAAAGAG CATTTCAGAGGATTGAGTTTCCCCACTATTTCTTCAGTTGGCCCAAATGCAGCTATAATTCATTATTCTCCAAAGGCAGAAACATGTGCTGAACTTGATCCAgacaaaatttatctttttgatTCTGGAGCCCAG TATCTAGATGGAACAACAGATATTACACGAACAGTTCATTTTGGTAAACCTTCGACTCACGAAAAAGCGTGTTATACAGCA GTCCTAAAGGGTCACATTGCTCTTGGAAATGCTAGATTTCCCAATGGGACAAATG GGCATTCTCTTGATATTCTTGCTCGAATTCCTTTGTGGAAGGATGGTCTTGATTATCGACATGGTACTGGTCATGGAATTGGGTCCTATTTGAATGTTCATGAAG GACCTCACTTAATCAGTTTCAGACCACAGGCTCGAAATGTACCATTGCAATCTTCCATGACTGTTACAGATG AACCTGGTTACTATGAGGATGGAGAGTTTGGGATAAGATTGGAGAATGTGCTTATTGTCAAAGAGGCTGgtacaaatttcaattttggtgATAGAGGTTACTTATCTTTTGAACACATTACCTGG GCACCATATCAGACCAAGTTGATTGACCTGAACCTTCTATGTCCTGAGGAGATAGATTGGCTGAACTCGTATCACTCCACATGCAGAGATATTCTAGCGCCATATTTGAATGAAGTTGAAAATGCATGGCTGAAAAAAGCCACTGAACCCGTAGGTGCATGA
- the LOC100783673 gene encoding UDP-glycosyltransferase 72E1 — MVTSKAHAALVASPGMGHLIPMLELGKRLLTHHSFHVTIFIVTTDSATTTSHILQQTSNLNIVLVPPIDVSHKLPPNPPLAARIMLTMIDSIPFLRSSILSTNLPPPSALIVDMFGLAAFPIARDLGMLTYVYFATSAWFSAVSVYVPAMDKKMIERHAEHHEPLVIPGCEAVRFEDTLEPFLSPIGEMYEGYLAAAKEIVTADGILMNTWQDLEPAATKAVREDGILGRFTKGAVYPVGPLVRTVEKKAEDAVLSWMDVQPAETVVYVSFGSGGTMSEVQMREVALGLELSQQRFVWVVRPPCEGDTSGSFFEVSKNGSGDVVLDYLPKGFVKRTEGVGVVVPMWAPQAEILGHPATGCFVTHCGWNSVLESVLNGVPMVAWPLYAEQKMNAFMLSEELGVAVRVAGEGGGGVVGREEIAELVRRVMVDKEGVGMRKKVKELKVSGEKALSKFGSSHHWLCQMNKDCQVHAQASEADYLGTATTTTDVLSDVVCS; from the coding sequence ATGGTAACATCAAAGGCTCATGCAGCACTTGTAGCCAGCCCCGGCATGGGGCACCTCATTCCCATGCTGGAGCTAGGCAAACGCCTCCTCACTCACCATTCCTTCCACGTCACCATCTTCATCGTCACCACCGATTCCGCAACCACAACCTCTCACATACTCCAACAAACATCCAATCTCAACATCGTCCTTGTCCCTCCCATCGATGTCTCCCACAAGCTACCACCCAACCCGCCCTTAGCAGCACGAATTATGTTAACCATGATCGACTCCATACCCTTTTTGCGGTCTTCCATTCTATCCACCAACCTCCCTCCTCCTTCGGCACTCATTGTCGACATGTTCGGTCTTGCAGCTTTTCCCATTGCACGTGACCTCGGCATGCTTACCTACGTTTACTTCGCCACCAGCGCCTGGTTCTCTGCGGTTTCCGTATACGTTCCCGCTATGGACAAGAAAATGATTGAACGCCATGCGGAACACCACGAACCGCTTGTGATTCCCGGTTGCGAAGCGGTTCGGTTCGAGGACACGCTGGAACCGTTTTTATCGCCTATAGGGGAGATGTACGAAGGTTACCTCGCAGCGGCAAAGGAAATAGTAACCGCAGACGGAATTTTGATGAACACGTGGCAAGATCTGGAGCCCGCTGCGACGAAGGCGGTGAGAGAGGACGGGATATTGGGCCGGTTTACGAAGGGAGCGGTGTATCCGGTTGGACCGCTAGTTAGAACCGTGGAGAAAAAAGCGGAGGATGCGGTTTTAAGTTGGATGGACGTGCAACCGGCTGAGACGGTCGTCTACGTGTCTTTCGGGAGCGGTGGAACCATGTCAGAGGTTCAAATGAGGGAAGTGGCGTTGGGGTTGGAGCTGAGTCAGCAGAGGTTTGTTTGGGTGGTGCGGCCACCGTGCGAGGGTGACACGAGTGGCTCGTTTTTCGAAGTATCGAAAAATGGCAGTGGTGATGTGGTGCTTGATTACTTGCCGAAGGGGTTTGTGAAAAGAACGGAAGGGGTGGGGGTTGTGGTCCCCATGTGGGCCCCGCAGGCGGAGATCCTGGGACATCCTGCGACGGGTTGTTTCGTGACGCACTGTGGTTGGAATTCCGTCTTGGAGAGCGTGCTCAACGGGGTTCCCATGGTGGCGTGGCCGCTATACGCGGAGCAGAAAATGAACGCGTTTATGCTGTCGGAGGAGCTTGGGGTGGCGGTGCGCGTGGCGGGGGAGGGAGGAGGAGGAGTTGTGGGAAGAGAAGAGATAGCGGAGCTGGTGAGAAGAGTGATGGTGGATAAAGAAGGAGTTGGTATGAGGAAGAAGGTTAAGGAGCTGAAAGTGAGTGGAGAGAAAGCCTTGTCTAAGTTTGGATCCTCTCATCATTGGCTTTGTCAAATGAACAAGGACTGTCAAGTTCATGCGCAGGCTTCTGAGGCTGACTACTTAGGGACTGCTACTACCACTACTGATGTGCTCAGCGACGTCGTTTGCTCTTGA
- the LOC100803268 gene encoding aminopeptidase P1 isoform X2, translating into MRIGEDPAVDIWMADNLPKEASIGVDPWCISIDTAQRWERAFAEKQQKLVPTSKNLVDEVWINRPQPQINAVIVHPLKFAGRSVADKLKDLRKKLVHEQARGIIFTALDEVAWLYNIRGSDVAYCPVVHAFAIVTSNSAFIYVDKRKVSVEVQAHLVENGIEIREYTAVSSDTTLLATDELDSVSTAKVALAETEVRKIPNETAKHANGEHQAEENSNDLIWADPGSCCYALYAKLNPDTVLLHQSPLALAKALKNSVELDGLKKAHIRDGAAVVQYLVWLDKKMQDILGASGYFLENDSVKKEKHLQSLKLTEVTVSDQLEGFRASKEHFRGLSFPTISSVGPNAAIIHYSPKAETCAELDPDKIYLFDSGAQYLDGTTDITRTVHFGKPSTHEKACYTAVLKGHIALGNARFPNGTNGHSLDILARIPLWKDGLDYRHGTGHGIGSYLNVHEGPHLISFRPQARNVPLQSSMTVTDEPGYYEDGEFGIRLENVLIVKEAGTNFNFGDRGYLSFEHITWAPYQTKLIDLNLLCPEEIDWLNSYHSTCRDILAPYLNEVENAWLKKATEPVGA; encoded by the exons ATGCGTATTGGTGAAGATCCTGCTGTAGATATCTGGATGGCCGAT AATTTGCCAAAAGAGGCATCCATTGGGGTTGACCCTTGGTGCATTTCAATTGATACTGCTCAAAGATGGGAGCGTGCTTTTGCCGAAAAACAGCAAAAGCTGGTTCCAACCTCAAAAAATTTGGTGGATGAAGTTTGGATAAATCGCCCACAGCCACAGATTAATGCTGTTATCGTACATCCACTGAAATTTGCAGGTCGCTCTGTTGCAGACAAGTTGAAAGATTTGAGAAAAAAGCTTGTACATGAGCAAGCCCGCGGGATAATTTTCACAGCACTTGATGAA GTTGCATGGTTGTATAATATTCGTGGAAGTGATGTGGCCTACTGTCCTGTTGTTCATGCATTTGCTATTGTGACATCCAATTCTGCTTTCATTTATGTGGACAAACGAAAGGTTTCTGTTGAG GTACAAGCTCATTTAGTGGAGAATGGAATTGAAATTCGAGAGTATACAGCTGTAAGCTCTGATACGACATTGCTTGCAACTGATGAGCTTGATTCTGTATCTACCGCCAAGGTTGCTTTAGCTGAAACAGAGGTCCGAAAAATTCCCAATGAAACTGCTAAGCATGCAAATGGTGAACATCAAGCagaagaaaatagtaatgacCTCATATGGGCTGATCCAGGTTCATGCTGTTATGCACTGTATGCAAAGTTGAACCCTGATACAGTTCTCTTGCATCAATCACCTTTGGCCCTTGCGAAAGCTTTAAAG AACTCGGTGGAATTGGACGGGTTAAAGAAGGCACATATTCGGGATGGTGCAGCGGTCGTGCAGTATCTTGTCTGGCTGGATAAGAAG ATGCAGGATATTTTGGGAGCTTCTGGTTACTTTTTGGAGAACGATTCTGTGAAAAAGGAGAAACATTT GCAGTCTTTGAAATTGACTGAGGTGACTGTAAGTGACCAGCTTGAAGGTTTTCGAGCATCAAAAGAG CATTTCAGAGGATTGAGTTTCCCCACTATTTCTTCAGTTGGCCCAAATGCAGCTATAATTCATTATTCTCCAAAGGCAGAAACATGTGCTGAACTTGATCCAgacaaaatttatctttttgatTCTGGAGCCCAG TATCTAGATGGAACAACAGATATTACACGAACAGTTCATTTTGGTAAACCTTCGACTCACGAAAAAGCGTGTTATACAGCA GTCCTAAAGGGTCACATTGCTCTTGGAAATGCTAGATTTCCCAATGGGACAAATG GGCATTCTCTTGATATTCTTGCTCGAATTCCTTTGTGGAAGGATGGTCTTGATTATCGACATGGTACTGGTCATGGAATTGGGTCCTATTTGAATGTTCATGAAG GACCTCACTTAATCAGTTTCAGACCACAGGCTCGAAATGTACCATTGCAATCTTCCATGACTGTTACAGATG AACCTGGTTACTATGAGGATGGAGAGTTTGGGATAAGATTGGAGAATGTGCTTATTGTCAAAGAGGCTGgtacaaatttcaattttggtgATAGAGGTTACTTATCTTTTGAACACATTACCTGG GCACCATATCAGACCAAGTTGATTGACCTGAACCTTCTATGTCCTGAGGAGATAGATTGGCTGAACTCGTATCACTCCACATGCAGAGATATTCTAGCGCCATATTTGAATGAAGTTGAAAATGCATGGCTGAAAAAAGCCACTGAACCCGTAGGTGCATGA
- the LOC100807532 gene encoding probable NAD(P)H dehydrogenase (quinone) FQR1-like 2: MGKGGGCVPSKKKPPPVADDAPAPTPPPISPPDNAHARKPDAPAQVAREAASSSSSLPGGARLKVFVVFYSMYGHVEGLAKRLKKGVDGVEGVEGVLYRVPETLPIEVLNQMRAPPKDDAIPEITAAELTAADGVLFGFPTRYGSMAAQMKAFFDSTGHLWKEQKLAGKPAGFFVSTGTQGGGQETTAWTAITQLVHHGMLFVPVGYTFGPGMFKLDDIRGGTPYGAGVFAGDGTREPSETEMALAEHQGKYMAIVVKKLAQS; this comes from the exons AAAGGAGGCGGCTGCGTTCCCAGCAAGAAGAAGCCCCCGCCGGTCGCCGACGATGCTCCCGCTCCCACGCCGCCGCCGATCTCGCCTCCGGATAACGCCCACGCCCGCAAACCCGACGCTCCAGCGCAAGTAGCGCGTGAAGCagcgtcgtcgtcgtcgtcgctTCCGGGCGGTGCGAGATTGAAGGTCTTCGTCGTGTTCTATTCGATGTACGGACACGTGGAGGGGCTGGCAAAAAGGTTGAAGAAAGGCGTGGACGGTGTGGAGGGTGTGGAAGGGGTTCTGTATAGGGTTCCGGAGACATTGCCGATTGAGGTGCTGAATCAGATGAGGGCGCCGCCCAAGGACGACGCCATACCGGAGATTACGGCGGCGGAGTTAACGGCCGCCGATGGGGTCTTGTTCGGGTTTCCGACGAGGTACGGGTCGATGGCGGCGCAAATGAAGGCTTTCTTTGACTCCACGGGGCATTTGTGGAAGGAGCAGAAGCTTGCGGGGAAACCCGCTGGGTTCTTTGTTAGCACTGGAACTCAAGGAGGAGGCCAAGAAACTACTGC TTGGACGGCAATCACTCAGCTGGTGCATCATGGAATGCTTTTTGTTCCTGTTGGATATACATTTGGACCCGGAATGTTCAAGCTGGATGACATTAGAGGTGGTACTCCATATGGTGCAGGAGTGTTTGCCGGTGACGGCACAAGAGAGCCAAGTGAAACAGAGATGGCTCTTGCAGAGCATCAGGGCAAGTATATGGCTATTGTAGTCAAGAAGCTCGCCCAGTCATGA